One Nerophis ophidion isolate RoL-2023_Sa linkage group LG23, RoL_Noph_v1.0, whole genome shotgun sequence genomic window carries:
- the bcl2l12 gene encoding uncharacterized protein bcl2l12 isoform X2, whose product MLVSYSENVSKTPTNKVMSETMGRSSSVSSISLLEVKAESRLVLQAFLQRTLTVPFRDRPGWVGGTYKDPDQYSVGVKPKVKGQGHAEAEDKNSPDEKKTGLKNLMKHLPRRNSPRSSANDGKSSLEKEGKLKAPNVNQLSDEDVLSSSSSSEEEKSEKKQTKLRKNIKRKMSKFFKIKIEKDKEKIKEGHESLPHRPSKLKLDKTVESPTPNLVSPNVHDDDLMVQQLVQVLSVEGDSMNDKIQTDPFLRSSLARLSYNSFSTLLDTVSQLVEVPVLLPTQSPTLQRMAVTMKVSRQIVTATGAQRMQVFAQNYMENFAPWVKHQGGWENVAEMRDPMEYD is encoded by the exons ATGTTGGTATCGTACTCGGAGAACGTATCGAAGACACCGACAAATAAAG TGATGTCAGAGACAATGGGTCGCTCTTCTTCTGTCTCCTCCATTTCCCTGCTTGAGGTCAAAGCTGAGAGTCGTCTGGTCCTCCAAGCTTTCCTCCAGCGAACCCTTACTGTCCCGTTTAGAGACAGGCCTGGCTGGGTAGGAGGAACCTACAAGGATCCTGACCAATACAG TGTTGGTGTCAAACCAAAAGTAAAAGGTCAAGGTCATGCTGAGGCTGAAGATAAAAACTCACCGGACGAGAAGAAGACTGGACTTAAAAACCTCATGAAGCACCTGCCCCGACGTAATAGTCCACGCTCTTCTGCCAACGACGGGAAAAGTTCTTTGGAAAAGGAAGGCAAGCTCAAAGCACCTAATGTCAACCAGCTGTCCGAT GAAGACGTTTTatcttcttcctcttcatcaGAAGAAGAAAAGAGTGAGAAGAAACAGACCAAACTCAGAAAAAATATCAAGCGAAAGATGTCCAAGTttttcaagataaagatagaaaAGGACAAAGAGAAGATAAAAGAGGGACATGAATCTCTGCCTCATAGGCCTTCCAAACTGAAACTTGACAAAACAGTCGAGTCACCAACACCAAACCTTGTttctccaa ATGTGCATGACGACGATTTGATGGTGCAGCAGCTGGTTCAAGTGCTGTCTGTAGAGGGAGATTCTATGAACGATAAG ATCCAAACGGACCCCTTTCTCCGCTCCAGTTTGGCTCGCCTATCGTATAACTCCTTCTCTACACTTCTGGACACAGTCAGTCAGTTAGTAGAAGTTCCAGTCCTCCTTCCAACGCAGAGTCCAACTTTGCAGCGCATGGCTGTCACGATGAAGGTGTCAAGGCAAATCGTGACAGCTACTGGTGCCCAACGCATGCAAGTTTTCGCACAGAACTACATGGAAAACTTTGCCCCCTGGGTGAAGCATCAGGGAGGATGG GAAAATGTGGCAGAAATGAGGGATCCCATGGAATATGACTGA
- the bcl2l12 gene encoding uncharacterized protein bcl2l12 isoform X1 has product MLVSYSENVSKTPTNKVMSETMGRSSSVSSISLLEVKAESRLVLQAFLQRTLTVPFRDRPGWVGGTYKDPDQYSVGVKPKVKGQGHAEAEDKNSPDEKKTGLKNLMKHLPRRNSPRSSANDGKSSLEKEGKLKAPNVNQLSDEDVLSSSSSSEEEKSEKKQTKLRKNIKRKMSKFFKIKIEKDKEKIKEGHESLPHRPSKLKLDKTVESPTPNLVSPNHPADFYNEVAQKLERIATSTKRSSPTPHTSLDVHDDDLMVQQLVQVLSVEGDSMNDKIQTDPFLRSSLARLSYNSFSTLLDTVSQLVEVPVLLPTQSPTLQRMAVTMKVSRQIVTATGAQRMQVFAQNYMENFAPWVKHQGGWENVAEMRDPMEYD; this is encoded by the exons ATGTTGGTATCGTACTCGGAGAACGTATCGAAGACACCGACAAATAAAG TGATGTCAGAGACAATGGGTCGCTCTTCTTCTGTCTCCTCCATTTCCCTGCTTGAGGTCAAAGCTGAGAGTCGTCTGGTCCTCCAAGCTTTCCTCCAGCGAACCCTTACTGTCCCGTTTAGAGACAGGCCTGGCTGGGTAGGAGGAACCTACAAGGATCCTGACCAATACAG TGTTGGTGTCAAACCAAAAGTAAAAGGTCAAGGTCATGCTGAGGCTGAAGATAAAAACTCACCGGACGAGAAGAAGACTGGACTTAAAAACCTCATGAAGCACCTGCCCCGACGTAATAGTCCACGCTCTTCTGCCAACGACGGGAAAAGTTCTTTGGAAAAGGAAGGCAAGCTCAAAGCACCTAATGTCAACCAGCTGTCCGAT GAAGACGTTTTatcttcttcctcttcatcaGAAGAAGAAAAGAGTGAGAAGAAACAGACCAAACTCAGAAAAAATATCAAGCGAAAGATGTCCAAGTttttcaagataaagatagaaaAGGACAAAGAGAAGATAAAAGAGGGACATGAATCTCTGCCTCATAGGCCTTCCAAACTGAAACTTGACAAAACAGTCGAGTCACCAACACCAAACCTTGTttctccaa ATCACCCTGCGGACTTCTACAATGAAGTTGCACAGAAGTTGGAAAGGATTGCCACCAGTACAAAAAGATCGAGTCCCACTCCTCATACTTCCTTGG ATGTGCATGACGACGATTTGATGGTGCAGCAGCTGGTTCAAGTGCTGTCTGTAGAGGGAGATTCTATGAACGATAAG ATCCAAACGGACCCCTTTCTCCGCTCCAGTTTGGCTCGCCTATCGTATAACTCCTTCTCTACACTTCTGGACACAGTCAGTCAGTTAGTAGAAGTTCCAGTCCTCCTTCCAACGCAGAGTCCAACTTTGCAGCGCATGGCTGTCACGATGAAGGTGTCAAGGCAAATCGTGACAGCTACTGGTGCCCAACGCATGCAAGTTTTCGCACAGAACTACATGGAAAACTTTGCCCCCTGGGTGAAGCATCAGGGAGGATGG GAAAATGTGGCAGAAATGAGGGATCCCATGGAATATGACTGA